From one Burkholderia latens genomic stretch:
- a CDS encoding SulP family inorganic anion transporter, translating to MNIKSRARPHTARPTRQPDAGPLRWINGLAAVRTYRLAWLPHDLLAGVTLSAVLVPAGMAYANAAGLPAASGLYASFAAMLAYALFGPSRILVLGPDSALVALIAASITPLARGDAAHALALAGALAVLTGSICIAVGALRLGFVTELLSLPIRYGFLNGIMLTISIGQLPKLLGYKGGGESFIEQVRAVVDGIAASNVNATSFALGGASLVLILACKRLCPRVPGVLLAVAGATAAVMWFDLATRAGVATVGAVPQGLPVPRIPDVSVDDWLHLAGSAAAIALVSFTDISVLSRAYELRNDASVDRNHECVALGLANLAAGLVQGFAVSASGSRTPVAEAAGAKTQATGVVAAAVVAALLLFAPRALAHTPQSVLAAVVIAACVNMIEVRGVVRLYRLRKSEFVQALACFVGVATVGVVNGIALALLLTVLSFLWRAWRPYAAVLGRVDGRKGYHDVSRHPDARRVPGLVLLRWDAPLFFANGEIFRERVLRAVDASPEPARWIVIAAEPVTDIDLTAADVLERLHRELAARQVKLVFAELKGPVKDSLKRYGMYSMFGDDNFFPTIGEAVGRYVEIHRIDWHDWEDARGPGAGR from the coding sequence ATGAACATCAAAAGCCGTGCCCGCCCGCACACGGCCCGACCGACCCGCCAGCCCGATGCCGGCCCGCTGCGGTGGATCAACGGACTCGCCGCGGTGCGCACCTATCGCTTGGCGTGGCTGCCGCACGACTTGCTGGCCGGCGTCACGCTCAGCGCCGTGCTCGTGCCCGCGGGCATGGCGTACGCGAACGCAGCGGGACTGCCCGCCGCCAGTGGCCTCTATGCGTCGTTTGCCGCGATGCTTGCGTATGCGCTCTTCGGTCCGAGCCGTATCCTCGTGCTCGGCCCCGACTCCGCGCTCGTCGCGCTGATCGCCGCCAGCATCACGCCGCTCGCTCGCGGCGATGCCGCGCATGCGCTGGCCCTTGCCGGCGCACTAGCGGTACTCACGGGCTCCATCTGCATCGCGGTCGGCGCGCTCAGGCTCGGCTTCGTCACCGAGCTGCTGTCGCTGCCGATTCGGTACGGTTTTCTGAACGGCATCATGCTGACGATCAGCATCGGGCAGTTGCCCAAGCTTCTCGGGTACAAGGGTGGCGGCGAATCGTTCATCGAGCAGGTGCGCGCCGTGGTCGATGGCATCGCGGCATCGAACGTGAACGCAACGTCATTCGCACTCGGTGGCGCGTCGCTCGTGCTGATACTCGCATGCAAACGGCTCTGCCCCAGGGTGCCGGGCGTGCTGCTCGCCGTGGCGGGCGCGACGGCTGCGGTGATGTGGTTCGACCTGGCGACGCGCGCGGGTGTCGCGACCGTCGGCGCGGTCCCGCAAGGTCTGCCTGTGCCGCGGATACCGGACGTGAGCGTCGACGACTGGCTGCATCTCGCGGGAAGCGCGGCGGCGATCGCGCTCGTTTCGTTCACGGATATCAGCGTGCTGTCCCGTGCCTACGAATTGCGCAACGACGCAAGCGTGGACCGCAATCACGAATGCGTCGCGCTCGGGCTGGCGAACCTCGCAGCCGGTTTGGTGCAAGGGTTCGCCGTGAGCGCCAGCGGCTCCCGCACGCCCGTCGCGGAAGCAGCAGGCGCAAAGACGCAGGCGACGGGCGTGGTCGCCGCCGCCGTCGTTGCCGCGCTGCTGCTGTTCGCACCGCGTGCGCTGGCGCACACGCCGCAATCCGTGCTGGCCGCCGTCGTGATCGCCGCATGCGTGAACATGATCGAAGTGCGCGGCGTCGTGCGGCTTTACCGGCTGCGCAAAAGCGAGTTCGTGCAGGCCTTGGCGTGCTTCGTCGGCGTGGCGACCGTCGGGGTCGTGAACGGTATTGCCCTGGCATTACTGCTCACCGTGCTGTCGTTTCTATGGCGTGCATGGCGGCCGTACGCAGCCGTGCTCGGGCGCGTCGACGGCAGGAAGGGTTATCACGACGTGTCGCGTCATCCGGACGCGCGTCGCGTGCCCGGGCTCGTACTGCTGCGCTGGGATGCGCCGCTGTTTTTCGCGAACGGGGAAATTTTTCGGGAACGCGTGTTGCGTGCGGTCGACGCGTCGCCGGAGCCGGCACGCTGGATCGTCATCGCAGCGGAGCCCGTGACCGACATCGATCTGACGGCCGCCGACGTACTCGAACGGCTGCATCGCGAACTTGCCGCGCGGCAGGTGAAGCTCGTGTTCGCCGAGCTGAAAGGCCCGGTCAAGGACAGTCTGAAGCGTTACGGGATGTACAGCATGTTCGGCGACGACAACTTCTTTCCGACGATCGGCGAAGCGGTAGGCCGGTATGTGGAAATACATCGAATCGACTGGCACGACTGGGAAGACGCCCGCGGACCGGGCGCAGGCCGATAG
- a CDS encoding CYTH and CHAD domain-containing protein: MERELKLRVSVDDLDKLRHAPLLAHANGARARQQLTSTYFDTAALAFHKCAASLRVRAVGNERIQTLKLEGSPQAGLFDRDEFEMPVDGDAPDLTLLRDKLPDDTDCGRLVRDEATAPDLRPVFVTRIKRTVLPLRLPSGDEVEVALDKGTVDANASSLPIAAVELELKRGRAENLYGIALELLDVVPLRIDHESKADLGYGLLVAEHQPAVNAQPVQLTRDDSIEDAFCRIVRNCLDQIHANERGVESGHDPSSVHQMRVGLRRLRSALDLFEKAIPAFPGLDHELRWIAGELGAARDWEVLAGTTLDHAGTNGNQDEIRPVRHACQRIAITNRQRAAAAVQSVRYTRLALRLASWLNRKGWRDGMSDEQRAALVQPARPFARDVLRRRHRKLIKRGKRLADLDDHRRHRARIAAKKVRYATEFFASLCSKQAVRAYVGALTGLQDDLGWRNDAVVADRLLKALPRTSAEAAPGAGFARGFLAARAASDHQTLKKLWSRFKRLSPPR, from the coding sequence ATGGAACGAGAGCTGAAGCTGCGGGTTTCCGTCGACGATCTCGACAAGTTGCGCCACGCACCGTTGCTCGCGCACGCGAATGGCGCCCGCGCGCGTCAACAGCTGACGAGCACGTACTTCGACACCGCCGCGCTGGCGTTTCACAAATGTGCGGCTTCCCTGCGCGTACGCGCGGTCGGCAACGAGCGGATCCAGACGTTGAAACTGGAAGGGTCGCCGCAGGCGGGCCTGTTCGACCGGGACGAATTCGAGATGCCCGTCGATGGCGACGCGCCCGATCTGACACTGCTGCGAGACAAGCTCCCTGACGACACCGACTGCGGTCGCCTCGTTCGCGACGAAGCCACCGCGCCCGATCTTCGCCCTGTATTCGTCACGCGAATCAAGCGGACCGTTTTACCGCTGCGTCTGCCGTCCGGAGACGAGGTCGAGGTCGCGCTCGACAAGGGGACGGTCGACGCGAACGCGAGTTCGCTTCCGATCGCCGCGGTCGAACTGGAGCTGAAACGGGGCCGCGCTGAAAACCTGTACGGCATCGCACTGGAATTGCTCGACGTCGTGCCATTGCGTATCGATCATGAAAGCAAGGCCGATCTCGGCTACGGACTCCTCGTCGCCGAGCATCAACCGGCCGTCAACGCGCAACCGGTGCAACTGACGCGGGATGACTCGATTGAAGACGCCTTCTGCCGGATCGTGCGCAACTGCCTGGACCAGATCCACGCGAACGAGCGCGGTGTCGAGTCCGGCCATGATCCGTCGAGCGTTCATCAGATGCGGGTGGGGCTTCGTCGGCTGCGCTCGGCGCTCGACCTGTTCGAGAAAGCGATTCCGGCGTTTCCCGGCCTCGATCACGAGCTGCGCTGGATCGCCGGCGAGCTCGGCGCCGCGCGTGACTGGGAAGTGCTTGCGGGAACGACGCTCGACCACGCCGGCACGAATGGCAACCAGGACGAGATCCGTCCCGTCCGCCACGCGTGCCAGCGTATTGCGATCACGAATCGTCAGCGCGCGGCTGCCGCGGTGCAGTCGGTTCGCTACACGCGGCTCGCGTTGCGGCTCGCGTCATGGTTGAACCGGAAGGGCTGGCGCGACGGGATGTCCGACGAACAGCGCGCTGCGCTCGTGCAGCCGGCGCGTCCGTTTGCCCGCGACGTGCTGCGTCGCCGGCACCGGAAACTAATCAAACGCGGCAAACGGCTCGCCGATCTCGACGATCACCGTCGTCACCGTGCACGCATCGCGGCCAAGAAAGTGCGGTACGCCACCGAATTTTTCGCGTCGCTGTGCAGCAAGCAAGCCGTCCGCGCGTATGTCGGCGCGCTGACCGGGCTTCAGGACGATCTGGGCTGGCGCAACGATGCCGTGGTCGCGGATCGGCTTCTGAAGGCACTCCCTCGTACATCGGCCGAAGCCGCGCCGGGCGCTGGCTTCGCTCGCGGCTTTCTCGCCGCGCGTGCCGCGTCCGATCATCAGACGCTGAAGAAGCTGTGGAGCCGCTTCAAACGGCTGTCGCCGCCACGCTGA
- a CDS encoding GlxA family transcriptional regulator, whose product MPEDFHFLLLPGFSALGFMSAVEPLRVANRFRTELYRWHVISADGAPVAASNGIPVAAEAACADVERVETVFVVAGFDPLVCYDRPLADWLRRQNRHRATLGGIDTGSFVLAEAGLFDASQTLTLHWEALAAFRERYPALNATQELFEIDDRRITCAGGTASIDMMLDLIGRRHGADLAAAISEQFVVSRIRQRSDSQRLEIAARYGVHNRKLIQVIGTMQRHMETPLGSDALAQEVSITRRQLERLFSATLNDTPTHFYLNLRLDRARELLQQTDMSITSVCVACGFESPSHFSRTYRSRFGVSPRSDRRATR is encoded by the coding sequence ATGCCCGAGGATTTTCATTTCCTGTTGCTGCCCGGCTTTTCCGCGCTCGGCTTCATGTCAGCGGTCGAACCGTTGCGCGTCGCGAACCGGTTCCGCACCGAGCTGTACCGCTGGCATGTGATCAGTGCGGACGGCGCGCCCGTCGCCGCGAGCAACGGCATTCCGGTCGCGGCGGAAGCCGCATGCGCGGACGTCGAACGGGTCGAGACGGTGTTCGTCGTCGCGGGCTTCGATCCGCTCGTGTGCTACGACCGTCCGCTCGCCGACTGGCTGCGCCGCCAGAACCGGCATCGCGCGACGCTCGGCGGTATCGACACCGGCAGCTTCGTGCTCGCGGAAGCCGGGCTGTTCGACGCGTCGCAAACGCTCACGCTGCACTGGGAGGCGCTCGCCGCGTTCCGCGAACGCTACCCGGCCCTGAACGCAACGCAGGAGCTGTTCGAGATCGACGACCGCCGCATCACGTGCGCGGGCGGCACCGCGTCGATCGACATGATGCTGGACCTGATCGGCCGGCGGCACGGCGCCGATCTCGCGGCGGCGATTTCCGAGCAATTCGTCGTGAGCCGCATCCGGCAGCGGTCGGACAGCCAGCGGCTCGAGATCGCCGCGCGCTACGGCGTGCACAACCGCAAGCTGATTCAGGTCATCGGCACGATGCAGCGGCACATGGAGACGCCGCTCGGCTCCGACGCGCTCGCGCAGGAGGTATCGATCACGCGCCGCCAGCTCGAGCGGCTGTTCAGCGCGACGCTGAACGACACGCCGACGCACTTCTACCTGAACCTGCGGCTCGATCGCGCACGCGAGCTGCTGCAGCAGACCGACATGAGCATCACGTCGGTGTGCGTCGCGTGCGGCTTCGAATCGCCGTCGCATTTCTCGCGCACGTATCGTTCGCGTTTCGGCGTGAGCCCGCGCAGCGACCGACGCGCGACGCGCTGA
- a CDS encoding YbjQ family protein, with product MTDLSRSTGDLSPERVTTAFDLPGHTTVRLLGVAQGIIVRSRSIVGSFGASLQTIFGGNITLYTSLCEKARQQAFDKMLADARKLGANAVVAMRYDSTEIGAGVTEVICYGTAVQVAPNGGI from the coding sequence ATGACCGACCTTTCCCGCTCTACCGGCGATCTCTCACCCGAGCGCGTGACGACCGCGTTCGACCTGCCCGGCCACACGACCGTGCGCTTGCTCGGCGTCGCGCAAGGCATCATCGTACGGTCGCGTTCGATCGTCGGCTCGTTCGGCGCGTCGCTGCAGACCATCTTCGGCGGCAACATCACGCTGTATACGTCGCTGTGCGAGAAAGCACGCCAGCAGGCATTCGACAAGATGCTCGCCGATGCACGCAAGCTCGGCGCAAATGCGGTCGTCGCGATGCGTTACGACTCGACCGAGATCGGCGCGGGCGTCACGGAAGTCATCTGCTACGGCACGGCCGTGCAGGTTGCGCCGAACGGCGGCATCTGA
- a CDS encoding MFS transporter, with protein sequence MTAPLPESASPAPLPVNLFRHAPFQRFWGTRVMSSLAFQILSVAIGWYVYALTHSAFALGLVGLAQFVPMFVLTLVVGQVADRYDRRRIATICQSVEALAAGVFLLGAAKGGLTAPGVYALAAIVGTARAFESPSVSSLLPAVVPRGDLPRATALSTSANQAAQILGPAFGGVLYGVGAPVAFGTSVVAFAIAALLSGTIPLRSAPPAREPVTLRSVFSGIAFIRREPAILGALSLDLFAVLFGGATALLPIYARDILQVGPWGLGALRAAPAAGALAGTLWLTRFPLKGRPGRAMFGGVIAFGIATIVFGLSRNFVLSLVALAAFGAADVVSVVVRLSFVQLRTPDDMLGRVSAVNSLFIGTSNQLGEFESGVTAAWWGAPAAIVVGGAATIAVALTWMRLFPTLRNMTSLDRDH encoded by the coding sequence ATGACCGCCCCGTTACCCGAATCCGCCTCGCCGGCGCCGTTACCCGTCAACCTGTTCCGTCACGCACCGTTCCAGCGCTTCTGGGGCACGCGCGTGATGTCGTCGCTCGCGTTCCAGATCCTGTCGGTCGCAATCGGCTGGTATGTGTATGCGCTCACGCACAGCGCGTTCGCGCTCGGGCTCGTCGGGCTCGCGCAGTTCGTGCCGATGTTCGTGCTGACGCTCGTCGTCGGCCAGGTGGCGGACCGTTACGACCGTCGCCGCATCGCGACGATTTGCCAGAGCGTCGAGGCACTGGCCGCCGGCGTGTTTCTGCTCGGCGCGGCGAAAGGCGGACTCACGGCACCGGGCGTGTATGCGCTGGCGGCGATCGTCGGCACCGCGCGCGCGTTCGAATCGCCGTCGGTGTCGTCGCTGCTGCCGGCTGTCGTGCCGCGCGGCGACCTGCCGCGCGCGACCGCGCTGTCGACGTCCGCGAACCAGGCCGCGCAGATTCTCGGCCCCGCATTCGGCGGCGTGCTGTACGGCGTCGGCGCGCCGGTCGCATTCGGCACAAGCGTCGTCGCGTTCGCGATCGCTGCGCTGCTGAGCGGCACGATTCCGCTGCGCAGTGCGCCGCCCGCGCGCGAACCGGTCACACTGCGTTCGGTGTTTTCCGGCATCGCGTTCATCCGGCGCGAGCCGGCGATCCTCGGTGCGCTGTCGCTCGACCTGTTCGCCGTGTTGTTCGGCGGCGCGACCGCGCTGCTGCCCATCTATGCGCGCGACATCCTGCAGGTCGGGCCGTGGGGCCTCGGCGCGCTGCGCGCCGCGCCAGCCGCCGGTGCGCTCGCGGGCACGCTCTGGCTCACGCGCTTCCCGCTGAAGGGCAGGCCCGGCCGGGCGATGTTCGGCGGCGTGATCGCGTTCGGGATCGCGACGATCGTATTCGGGCTGTCGCGCAATTTCGTGCTGTCGCTTGTCGCGCTGGCGGCGTTCGGGGCGGCGGACGTGGTGAGTGTCGTCGTGCGCCTGTCGTTCGTGCAGTTGCGCACGCCCGACGACATGCTCGGCCGCGTGAGCGCGGTCAACTCGCTGTTCATCGGCACGTCGAACCAGCTCGGCGAATTCGAATCGGGCGTAACGGCCGCGTGGTGGGGCGCGCCGGCCGCGATCGTCGTTGGCGGCGCGGCGACGATCGCCGTCGCGCTGACGTGGATGCGCCTGTTCCCGACGTTGCGAAACATGACGTCGCTCGATCGCGATCATTGA
- a CDS encoding porin has product MKQKKVAVAAALACAACIPAIGHAQSSVTLYGIIDAGITYVNNTGGSHVVKFDDGIAYGNRFGLKGTEDLGGGLKAVFTLESGFHLGNGQLGFGGAEFGRQAYVGLQNDWGTLSFGNQLDITNELVSIYNISAWGSGYAIHQGDFDRFNGDRLPNSVKFLSNDLNGFKFGAMYSFGNVAGNFHRNSAWSAGASFTKGDFSIGAAYTRLNNPNGIYAFDPYAMIGTHTFLGQQTVTVDSATGARTDLFSNTAMDVDSQGTFGIGTSYTIGKLTLDANYSYTTIKGFGQSSHMQVYEGGGLYQFTPALSFIAGYQHTRFEGHHWNQGTAGLHYLLSKRTDVYISGDYLRASQGVDAVIGYSFTPSTTQTQADVRIGMRHSF; this is encoded by the coding sequence ATGAAGCAAAAGAAAGTTGCCGTAGCTGCCGCGCTCGCTTGCGCGGCCTGTATTCCCGCCATCGGTCATGCGCAGAGCAGCGTGACGCTGTACGGGATCATCGACGCGGGCATCACGTACGTGAACAATACCGGCGGCTCGCACGTGGTCAAGTTCGACGACGGCATCGCGTACGGCAACCGCTTCGGCCTGAAGGGCACGGAGGACCTTGGCGGCGGCCTGAAAGCGGTGTTTACGCTCGAGAGCGGCTTCCACCTCGGCAACGGGCAGCTCGGCTTCGGCGGCGCGGAATTTGGGCGTCAGGCTTATGTCGGCCTGCAGAACGACTGGGGCACGCTGTCGTTCGGCAACCAGCTGGACATTACCAACGAGCTCGTGTCGATCTACAACATCTCGGCATGGGGCAGCGGCTACGCAATCCACCAGGGCGACTTCGACCGCTTCAACGGCGACCGCCTGCCGAACTCGGTGAAATTCCTGTCGAACGACCTGAACGGCTTCAAGTTCGGCGCGATGTACTCGTTCGGCAACGTCGCCGGCAACTTCCACCGCAACAGCGCGTGGAGCGCGGGCGCGAGCTTCACGAAGGGCGACTTCTCGATTGGCGCCGCGTACACGCGCCTGAACAACCCGAACGGCATTTATGCGTTCGATCCTTACGCGATGATCGGCACGCACACGTTCCTCGGCCAGCAGACCGTGACCGTCGATTCGGCGACGGGCGCGCGCACCGACCTGTTCTCGAACACCGCGATGGATGTCGACAGCCAGGGCACGTTCGGCATCGGCACGAGTTACACGATCGGCAAGCTCACGCTCGATGCGAACTACTCGTACACGACGATCAAGGGCTTCGGCCAGTCGTCGCACATGCAGGTGTACGAAGGCGGCGGCCTGTATCAATTCACGCCGGCGCTCAGTTTCATCGCGGGCTACCAACACACGCGCTTCGAAGGGCATCACTGGAACCAGGGCACGGCCGGCCTGCACTACCTGCTGTCGAAGCGCACCGACGTGTACATCTCCGGCGATTACCTGCGCGCGTCGCAGGGTGTCGATGCGGTGATCGGCTACAGCTTTACGCCGTCGACGACGCAAACGCAGGCCGATGTGCGGATCGGGATGCGGCATTCGTTCTGA
- the choX gene encoding choline ABC transporter substrate-binding protein, whose product MKRQIHAANRSFGTALAVAACVLAMQQPARAADPQTCRDVKMAAPGWTDIDATNAMAGVVLKALGYRQDVANLSVPITYQGLKKGQVDVFLGNWMPAQAPLVKPFVDEKSIDVLHANLSGAKFTLAVPDYVAAAGVHTFADLARYADRFGDKIYGIEPGAPANQNIKRMLSDHALGAANWSLVESSETGMLTQVERAVRDKRWIVFLAWEPHLMNTKFHLTYLSGGDAYFGPNYGGATVNTVARAGFAGQCANLARLFRQMTFSVDVENRMIADMLDNKTSPAVAAQRVLKADPALVAGWLDGVTTASGTPALPAVRAALDAR is encoded by the coding sequence ATGAAACGGCAAATCCATGCAGCAAACCGCAGTTTCGGCACGGCGCTGGCCGTGGCCGCGTGTGTGTTGGCGATGCAGCAGCCCGCACGCGCCGCCGATCCGCAGACATGTCGCGACGTGAAGATGGCGGCGCCCGGCTGGACCGACATCGACGCGACGAACGCGATGGCAGGCGTCGTGCTGAAGGCGCTCGGCTACCGGCAGGACGTCGCGAACCTGTCGGTGCCGATCACATACCAGGGCTTGAAGAAAGGGCAGGTCGACGTGTTCCTCGGCAACTGGATGCCCGCGCAGGCGCCGCTCGTGAAGCCGTTCGTCGACGAGAAGTCGATCGACGTGCTGCACGCGAACCTCAGCGGCGCGAAGTTTACGCTCGCGGTGCCCGACTACGTCGCGGCGGCCGGCGTGCACACGTTCGCCGATCTCGCGCGCTACGCGGACCGTTTCGGCGACAAGATCTACGGGATCGAGCCCGGCGCGCCGGCGAACCAGAACATCAAGCGGATGCTGTCCGATCATGCGCTTGGCGCCGCGAACTGGTCGCTCGTCGAATCGAGCGAAACGGGGATGCTCACGCAGGTCGAACGCGCGGTGCGCGACAAGCGCTGGATCGTGTTTCTTGCGTGGGAGCCGCATCTGATGAACACCAAGTTCCATCTGACGTATCTGTCGGGCGGCGACGCGTATTTCGGGCCGAACTACGGCGGCGCGACGGTCAACACGGTCGCGCGCGCGGGCTTTGCCGGGCAGTGCGCGAACCTCGCACGCCTGTTCCGGCAGATGACCTTCTCCGTCGACGTCGAGAACCGGATGATCGCCGACATGCTCGACAACAAGACGTCGCCCGCGGTCGCCGCGCAGCGCGTGCTGAAGGCCGACCCGGCGCTCGTCGCGGGCTGGCTCGACGGCGTGACGACGGCGTCCGGCACACCGGCGCTGCCCGCCGTGCGCGCGGCCCTCGACGCCCGTTGA
- the betC gene encoding choline-sulfatase produces MTNPTPNILILMADQLTPFALPAYGNRVARTPTLDRLATQGVVFDAAYCASPLCAPSRFSLLTGKLPSGIGAYDNAAELPAQTLTFAHYLRAGGYRTMLSGKMHFCGPDQLHGFEERLTTDIYPADFGWVPDWDHPAERPSWYHNMSSVLEAGPCVRTNQLDFDDEVTFAAKQKLYDVARERAAGHDERPFCMVVSLTHPHDPYAITREYWDLYRDDEIDMPAVRLAAADSDPHSQRLRFVCENDRTPPTDAQIRAARRAYYGATSYVDAQFGSVLAALEQCGFADDTIVIVTSDHGDMLGERGLWYKMTFFEGGCRVPLIVHAPGRFDAARVRAPVSHVDLLPTLADLAGVAPAGGWPDPVDGASLVPHLHGTPAHHVALGEYLAEGAIAPIVMIRRGDWKFVHCPADPDQLYNLADDPRERTNLAGLPEAADVLAAFRAEAVQRWNLPELDARVRASQRRRRFHYAATTQGRIHAWDWQPFTDASQRYMRNHIELDTLEAMARFPRVGR; encoded by the coding sequence ATGACGAACCCGACTCCCAACATTCTGATCCTGATGGCCGACCAGCTGACGCCGTTCGCGCTGCCGGCATACGGCAACCGCGTCGCGCGCACGCCGACGCTCGACCGCCTCGCGACGCAAGGCGTGGTGTTCGACGCCGCCTACTGCGCGAGCCCGCTGTGCGCGCCGTCGCGTTTCTCGCTGCTGACCGGCAAGCTGCCGTCGGGTATCGGCGCCTACGATAACGCCGCCGAATTGCCCGCGCAAACGCTGACCTTCGCACACTACCTGCGCGCCGGCGGCTATCGGACGATGCTGTCCGGCAAGATGCACTTCTGCGGCCCGGACCAACTGCACGGCTTCGAGGAGCGGCTCACGACCGACATCTATCCGGCCGACTTCGGCTGGGTGCCCGACTGGGACCATCCGGCCGAGCGGCCAAGCTGGTATCACAACATGAGCTCGGTGCTCGAGGCCGGCCCGTGCGTGCGCACGAATCAGCTCGACTTCGACGATGAAGTGACGTTCGCGGCGAAGCAGAAGCTGTACGACGTCGCGCGCGAGCGTGCGGCGGGGCACGACGAACGGCCGTTCTGCATGGTCGTGTCGCTCACGCATCCGCACGATCCGTACGCGATTACGCGCGAGTACTGGGATCTGTACAGGGACGACGAGATCGACATGCCGGCCGTGCGGCTCGCGGCTGCGGACAGCGACCCGCATTCGCAGCGGCTGCGCTTCGTCTGCGAGAACGACCGCACGCCGCCTACGGACGCGCAGATTCGCGCCGCGCGCCGCGCATACTATGGCGCGACGTCCTACGTCGACGCGCAGTTCGGCAGCGTGCTGGCCGCGCTCGAGCAATGCGGATTCGCCGACGACACGATCGTGATCGTCACGTCCGACCATGGCGACATGCTCGGCGAGCGCGGGCTCTGGTACAAGATGACGTTCTTCGAAGGCGGCTGCCGCGTGCCGCTGATCGTGCACGCGCCGGGCCGCTTCGACGCCGCACGCGTGCGCGCGCCGGTGTCGCACGTCGACCTGCTGCCGACGCTCGCCGACCTCGCAGGCGTGGCGCCGGCCGGCGGCTGGCCGGACCCGGTCGACGGCGCGAGCCTCGTTCCGCATCTGCACGGCACGCCCGCGCACCACGTCGCGCTCGGCGAATATCTCGCGGAAGGGGCGATCGCACCGATCGTGATGATTCGCCGCGGCGACTGGAAGTTCGTGCATTGTCCGGCGGATCCCGATCAGCTCTACAACCTCGCCGACGATCCGCGCGAGCGTACGAACCTGGCCGGCTTGCCGGAAGCCGCCGACGTGCTGGCTGCATTTCGCGCGGAAGCCGTGCAACGCTGGAACCTGCCGGAGCTCGACGCACGGGTGCGCGCGAGCCAGCGTCGTCGCCGCTTCCACTACGCGGCGACGACGCAGGGCCGCATCCACGCGTGGGACTGGCAGCCGTTCACCGATGCGAGCCAGCGCTACATGCGCAATCACATCGAACTCGATACGCTCGAAGCGATGGCGCGCTTTCCGCGCGTCGGGCGCTGA
- a CDS encoding choline sulfate utilization transcriptional regulator → MGPLERLMSKPEALPSMQALRAFESAARLQSFTAAARELGSTQPAVSQQVFQLEVELGVPLFERSPRGVTLTSDGQCLYEAVRVSLDTLRGATATLRARREQGTLTIVTDFGFATYWLMPRLAGLKRVMPDVDVRVVTSQDYDAQRDHADIAILFGDGHWPSCTAARLFPESVTPVCSPTFRDAHPHVARPDDLHALPLLHVQPTRPERWLSWAAWFDAHGLDAAAAARGVTFNSYALVIHAALLGEGVALGWSPLVDELVASGQLLKLVDAPVVTSRGYFLVRPPQRPEPDATHVFRRWLLDACASV, encoded by the coding sequence ATGGGGCCATTAGAGAGACTTATGTCGAAACCCGAAGCGTTACCGTCGATGCAGGCGCTGCGCGCGTTCGAATCGGCTGCGCGCCTGCAGAGCTTCACCGCCGCCGCCCGCGAGCTCGGCTCCACGCAGCCGGCCGTGAGCCAGCAGGTGTTCCAGCTCGAGGTGGAGCTCGGCGTGCCGCTGTTCGAGCGCAGCCCGCGCGGTGTCACGCTGACGAGCGACGGCCAATGCCTGTACGAAGCGGTGCGGGTGAGCCTCGACACGCTGCGCGGCGCCACCGCGACGCTGCGCGCGCGCCGCGAGCAGGGCACGCTGACGATCGTCACGGATTTCGGCTTCGCGACCTACTGGCTGATGCCGCGCCTCGCGGGCCTGAAGCGCGTGATGCCGGATGTGGACGTGCGGGTCGTCACATCGCAGGATTACGACGCGCAGCGCGACCACGCGGACATCGCGATCCTGTTCGGCGACGGTCACTGGCCGTCATGCACGGCAGCACGCCTCTTTCCCGAATCGGTCACGCCCGTGTGCTCCCCTACGTTCCGCGACGCGCATCCGCACGTCGCACGGCCCGACGATCTGCACGCGCTGCCGCTGCTGCACGTGCAGCCGACGCGCCCCGAGCGCTGGCTGTCGTGGGCGGCCTGGTTCGACGCGCACGGCCTCGACGCGGCGGCCGCCGCGCGCGGTGTGACGTTCAACAGCTATGCGCTGGTGATCCATGCGGCGCTGCTCGGCGAGGGTGTCGCGCTCGGCTGGTCGCCGCTCGTCGACGAGCTCGTCGCATCCGGGCAGCTCCTGAAGCTCGTCGATGCACCCGTCGTCACGTCGCGCGGCTACTTTCTCGTGCGGCCGCCGCAGCGGCCCGAGCCGGACGCGACGCACGTGTTCCGGCGCTGGTTGCTCGACGCGTGCGCGTCGGTGTAA